A genomic stretch from Oryzias latipes chromosome 24, ASM223467v1 includes:
- the LOC110013741 gene encoding adhesion G-protein coupled receptor F1-like codes for MIERVIRLRCVNVTTSLSQNVLQTVDVLIGNDAKPSWSFLNSNMSQNASSQLLGSLESLSNRLNDSFEISTPLITMVRTKFSSSFAKDLNSTVSIEIPFNNSLSANITTILLSTFNNVIPPRNSSSNSSLLNNTSNPADGSPGTNSVFLVKIDQSIRNVTLKFKKINETLPLNRSFQCVFWNFKLINNTGAWDDKGCKFVSRINDTVTCNCTHLTSFSILMATSIPEDIRDILDIITYIGVGISLASLVICLIIEGYVWKAVTKNSTALMRHISIVNTALSLLIADICFIIAASYSQKALDNKDGDFKVLIGQCSAVTFFMHFFYLALFFWMLVSGLLLLYRTVMVFSHMSKSIMIAIGFVIGYGCPLIIAVTTVAATAPSQTYIRKNYICWLNWTESKALLSLVIPALVIVVINIIVVILVLCKMMSRNSANTIQPDEKNSFVVILRCLAILTPLFGLTWALGIGTMVSPRGKGIHIAFAFFNSLQGLFILIFGTLFDSKIRLLLQKASINGSNTTRSISGGASSSTGISFPGIFRRNRSK; via the exons atgATTGAAAGAG TGATCCGCTTAAGATGTGTTAATGTAACTACGTCTCTTTCACAGAATGTCCTACAAACTGTTGATGTCCTTATTGGAAATGATGCAAAACCATCCTGGTCTTTTCTTAATTCCAACATGAGTCAGAATGCCAGTTCACAACTGCTGGGTTCACTAGAATCCCTTTCAAATAGACTAAATGACTCATTTGAAATCAGCACCCCACTTATCACGATGGTTAGAACCAAATTTAGTTCAAGTTTTGCAAAAGATCTAAACTCTACTGTTTCCATTGAAATTCCTTTCAACAACAGCCTCAGTGCAAACATCACCACCATTCTTCTGTCcacttttaataatgttataCCCCCACGAAACTCATCATCCAACAGCAGCCTCCTCAATAACACCAGCAATCCTGCGGATGGGTCTCCTGGTACCAACTCGGTTTTCCttgttaaaatagatcaaagtaTTAGAAATGTCACCCTTAAGTTCAAAAAGATCAACGAAACCTTGCCTCTGAACAGATCATTCCAGTGTGTCTTCTGGAATTTTAAACTAATAAATAACACTGGAGCCTGGGATGATAAAGGTTGCAAGTTTGTTTCTAGAATTAACGATACAGTAACCTGCAACTGTACCCACCTTACATCCTTCTCGATTCTCATGGCAACAAGCATCCCTGAAGATATAAGAGACATCCTGGACATAATCACCTACATTGGAGTCGGAATATCTCTGGCAAGCCTCGTCATTTGTCTCATCATTGAGGGATATGTATGGAAAGCTGTCACCAAAAACAGCACTGCCTTGATGCGTCACATCTCTATTGTTAACACAGCCCTGTCTCTGTTGATCGCAGACATTTGTTTCATCATTGCAGCCTCTTACTCACAGAAGGCCCTTGATAACAAAGATGGAGACTTTAAAGTTCTGATTGGACAGTGCAGTGCAGTGACATTTTTTATGCACTTCTTTTACCTTGCTCTGTTCTTCTGGATGCTCGTATCAGGCCTTCTGCTCCTCTACAGGACAGTGATGGTTTTCTCCCACATGTCAAAGTCCATCATGATAGCTATTGGCTTTGTTATAGGCTATGGTTGCCCTCTGATTATTGCTGTTACCACTGTTGCTGCTACAGCACCAAGTCAAACATACATCAggaaaaattacatttgctggCTTAACTGGACTGAGTCTAAAGCCCTTCTGTCATTGGTCATTCCAGCCTTGGTTATAGTTGTGATCAACATTATAGTTGTAATTTTAGTTTTATGCAAAATGATGAGTAGAAATTCAGCAAACACCATCCAGCCGGATGAGAAGAACAGCTTTGTAGTTATTCTAAGATGTCTGGCCATCCTGACACCTTTATTTGGACTGACTTGGGCCCTGGGGATTGGAACAATGGTTTCACCAAGAGGAAAAGGAATCCACATAGCCTTTGCATTCTTTAACTCACTGCAG GGTCTTTTCATTCTAATTTTTGGGACATTGTTTGATTCAAAG
- the LOC110014577 gene encoding uncharacterized protein LOC110014577, whose product MNITELTTVNMLRSILRNISYPLSIKRNTQINQSNITTVCTPINNGHQCICEDQYRWSCDQCLMYGACDQIFAGSCGCINTIPSDRNFCQSLDQHNFTDCLPTTHLPPTTHLSPTTYLPPTTPNPPPAYKYVLSVEMNITELTTVNMLRSILRNISYPLSIKRNTQINQSNITTVCTPINNGHQCICEDQFRWSCDQCLMYGACDQISAGSCGCINAIPSDRNFCQSLDQHNFTHCLPTTHLPPTTHLSPTTYLPPTTPNPPPAYKYVLSVEMNITDLTTVNMLRSILRNISYPLSIKRNTQINQSNITTVCTPINNGHQCICEDQYRWSCDQCLMYGACDQIFAGSCGCINTIPSDRNFCQSLDQHNFTDCLPTTHLPPTTHLSPTTYLPPTTPNPPPAYKYVLSVEMNITDLTTVNMLRSILRNISYPLSIKRNTQINQSNITTVCTPINNGHQCICEDQFRWSCDQCLMYGACDQISAGSCGCINAIPSDRNFCQSLDQHNFTHCLPTTHLPPTTHLSPTTYLPPTTPNPPPAYKYVLSVEMNITDLTTVNMLRSILRNISYPLSIKRNTQINQSNITTVCTPINNGHQCICEDQYRWSCDQCLMYGACDQISAGSCGCINTIPYDRNFCQSLYQHSKKFETVLSFCGQTQSQNKTNFIPVPIVFSDFTDCLPTTHLPPTTHLSPTTYLPPTTPNPPPAYKYVLSVEMNITELTTVNMLRSILRNISYPFSIKRNTQINQSNITTVCTPINNGHQCICEDQYRWSCDQCLMYGACDQISAGSCGCINAIPSDRNFCQSLYQHSKKFETVLSFCGQTQSQNKTNFIPVPIVFSDFTDCLPTTHVPPTTRKFGING is encoded by the exons ATGAACATCACAGAGTTGACAACAGTCAACATGTTGAGGAGCATTCTGAGAAACATCTCCTACCCACTCAGTATCAAGAGAAACACACAGATCAATCAGTCCAATATCACTACAG TTTGCACTCCAATCAATAATGGTCACCAGTGCATTTGTGAGGACCAGTATcggtggtcatgtgaccagtgtCTGATGTATGGAGCATGTGACCAGATCTTTGCAGGCTCATGTGGATGCATCAACACCATTCCTTCAGACAGAAACTTCTGCCAGTCTTTGGATCAACACA atttcaCTGATTGTCTTCCTACAACACATTTACCACCTACAACCCATTTATCACCTACAACATATTTACCACCTACTACAC CAAATCCTCCACCTGCTTATAAATATGTCCTTTCTGTTGAGATGAACATCACAGAGTTGACAACAGTCAACATGTTGAGGAGCATTTTGAGAAACATCTCCTACCCTCTCAGTATCAAGAGAAACACACAGATCAATCAGTCCAATATCACTACAG TTTGCACTCCAATCAATAATGGTCACCAGTGCATTTGTGAGGACCAGTTTcggtggtcatgtgaccagtgtCTGATGTATGGAGCATGTGACCAGATCTCTGCAGGCTCATGTGGATGCATCAACGCCATTCCTTCTGACAGAAACTTCTGCCAGTCTCTGGATCAACACA atttcaCTCATTGTCTTCCTACAACACATTTACCACCTACAACACATTTATCACCTACAACATATTTACCACCTACTACAC CAAATCCTCCACCTGCTTATAAATATGTCCTTTCTGTTGAGATGAACATCACAGATTTGACAACAGTCAACATGTTGAGGAGCATTCTGAGAAACATCTCCTACCCTCTCAGTATCAAGAGAAACACACAGATCAATCAGTCCAATATCACTACAG TTTGCACTCCAATCAATAATGGTCACCAGTGCATTTGTGAGGACCAGTATcggtggtcatgtgaccagtgtCTGATGTATGGAGCATGTGACCAGATCTTTGCAGGCTCATGTGGATGCATCAACACCATTCCTTCAGACAGAAACTTCTGCCAGTCTTTGGATCAACACA atttcactGATTGTCTTCCTACAACACATTTACCACCTACAACACATTTATCCCCTACAACATATTTACCACCTACTACAC CAAATCCTCCACCTGCTTATAAATATGTCCTTTCTGTTGAGATGAACATCACAGATTTGACAACAGTCAACATGTTGAGGAGCATTTTGAGAAACATCTCCTACCCTCTCAGTATCAAGAGAAACACACAGATCAATCAGTCCAATATCACTACAG TTTGCACTCCAATCAATAATGGTCACCAGTGCATTTGTGAGGACCAGTTTcggtggtcatgtgaccagtgtCTGATGTATGGAGCATGTGACCAGATCTCTGCAGGCTCATGTGGATGCATCAACGCCATTCCTTCTGACAGAAACTTCTGCCAGTCTCTGGATCAACACA atttcaCTCATTGTCTTCCTACAACACATTTACCACCTACAACACATTTATCACCTACAACATATTTACCACCTACTACAC CAAATCCTCCACCTGCTTATAAATATGTCCTTTCTGTTGAGATGAACATCACAGATTTGACAACAGTCAACATGTTGAGGAGCATTCTGAGAAACATCTCCTACCCACTCAGTATCAAGAGAAACACACAGATCAATCAGTCCAATATCACTACAG TTTGCACTCCAATCAATAATGGTCACCAGTGCATTTGTGAGGACCAGTATcggtggtcatgtgaccagtgtCTGATGTATGGAGCATGTGACCAGATCTCTGCAGGCTCATGTGGATGCATCAACACCATTCCTTATGACAGAAACTTCTGCCAGTCTCTGTATCAACACAGTAAGAAGTTTGAAACAGTTCTATCTTTCTGTGGACAAACACAGagtcaaaacaagacaaactttATTCCTGTTCCTattgttttttcagatttcaCTGATTGTCTTCCTACAACACATTTACCACCTACAACCCATTTATCACCTACAACATATTTACCACCTACTACAC CAAATCCTCCACCTGCTTATAAATATGTCCTTTCTGTTGAGATGAACATCACAGAGTTGACAACAGTCAACATGTTGAGGAGCATTCTGAGAAACATCTCCTACCCATTCAGTATCAAGAGAAACACACAGATCAATCAGTCCAATATCACTACAG TTTGCACTCCAATCAATAATGGTCACCAGTGCATTTGTGAGGACCAGTATcggtggtcatgtgaccagtgtCTGATGTATGGAGCATGTGACCAGATCTCTGCAGGCTCATGTGGATGCATCAACGCCATTCCTTCTGACAGAAACTTCTGCCAGTCTCTGTATCAACACAGTAAGAAGTTTGAAACAGTTCTATCTTTCTGTGGACAAACACAGagtcaaaacaagacaaactttATTCCTGTTCCTattgttttttcagatttcaCTGATTGTCTTCCTACAACACATGTACCACCTACTACACGTAAGTTTGGCATCAATGGGTAA
- the LOC110013739 gene encoding mucin-2-like, with product METSSTKIPIVLSTTANIFYTTVTERIPTTPTENLPETSTIFPATVKTTFASNIPFSTETHSTTGTTRLSTAVKTQTPILPTLIPTASTTLFATTNFLSTQETITSKTATNIPTTAETLTRIVSPNITHTIKTETPEITTVFSTATDSQTPDSSTTAETRTTTVTTSSPSTITTQTPEMTVFPTIVKTQTPEFSTIIPTTSETLTTVTTNSPSTIKTETPEITTVFSTTTGTQTPEFSTIISTTAETLTTATTTNNPSTIKTETPEITTVFSTTTETQTPEFSTIISTTAETLTTATTTNSPSTIKTQTPEITTVFSTTTETQTPEFSTIISTTAETLTTATTTNSPSTIKTETPEMTIVFSTTTETQTPEFSTIISTTADMLTTATTTNNHSTIKTQTPEITTVFSTTTETQTPEFSTIISTTAETLTTATTTNSPSTIKTETPEITTVFSTTTETQTPEFSTIISTTSETLTTATTTNSPSTIKTETPEITTVFSTTTETQTPEFSTIISTTAETLTTATTTNSPSTIKTETPEITTVFSTTTETQTPEFSTIMSTAAETPTTATTTHSPSTIKTETPEITTVFSTTTETQTPEFSTIISTTAETLTTATTTNSPSTIKTETPEMTIVFSTTTETQTPKFSTIISTTADMLTTATTTNNHSTIKTQTPEITTVFSTTTETQTPEFSTIISTTAETLTTATTTNSPSTIKTETPEITTVFSTTTETQTPEFSTIISTTSETLTTATTTNSPSTIKTETPEITTVFSTTTETQTPEFSTIISTTAETLTTATTTNSPSTIKTETPEITTVFSTTTETQTPEFSTIMSTAAETPTTATTTHSPPTIKTETPEITTVFSTTTETQTPEFSTIISTTAETLTTATTTNSHSTIKTETPEMTIVFSSTTETQTPKFSTIISTTADMLTTATTTNNHSTIKTQTPEITTVFSTTTETQTPEFSTIISTTAETLTTATTTNIPSTIKTETPEITTVFSTVSTIFSSMAITNIPTISTVGLSSDKTSTFAVTLKTSSTITTQTSEVAQTNTTSVKTKGTLTTIIPCITKTETSTVAPVLPTTAKTQSTTVTTTAKTQSFTTDTFIPTTNKTQISKYATVISTTAETTTITNSTFHPTSKMTAAVQSTAGKTEPVATTFSTTSKSTNTTASPKELTLASISTPTTKAILNTTPSTSTVTFLPTSPVGTAASISSTIKSEDGMLCYLMFLCYNSE from the coding sequence ATGGAAACATCATCCACAAAAATTCCTATAGTTCTCTCAACAACTGCAAACATTTTCTACACAACAGTTACAGAAAGAATTCCTACTACACCCACAGAAAATCTTCCAGAAACTTCTACAATTTTCCCTGCTACTGTCAAAACCACATTTGCTTCTAATATTCCTTTCAGTACTGAAACCCATAGTACAACAGGTACTACACGTTTATCCACCGCTGTCAAAACACAGACTCCAATACTACCAACACTCATTCCAACAGCATCCACAACATTGTTTGCTACAACAAATTTTCTATCTACACAAGAAACAATAACTTCAAAAACGGCAACAAACATACCTACTACAGCTGAAACACTGACTAGAATAGTTAGTCCAAATATTACTCACACCATTAAAACAGAAACTCCAGAAATCACAACAGTATTTTCTACTGCAACTGATTCCCAGACTCCAGATAGTTCAACTACTGCGGAAACACGGACTACAACAGTTACTACAAGTAGTCCTTCCACAATTACAACACAAACTCCAGAAATGACTGTTTTCCCCACTATAGTGAAAACCCAGACTCCAGAGTTTTCAACAATCATCCCTACTACTTCTGAAACACTGACTACAGTTACTACAAATAGTCCTTCtacaattaaaacagaaactccAGAAATCACTACCGTTTTTTCTACTACAACTGGGACCCAGACTCCAGAGTTTTCAACAATCATCTCTACTACTGCTGAAACGCTGACTACAGCAACTACAACAAATAATCCTTCtacaattaaaacagaaactccAGAAATCACTACCGTTTTTTCTACTACAACTGAGACCCAGACACCAGAGTTTTCAACAATCATCTCTACTACTGCTGAAACACTGACTACAGCAACTACAACAAATAGTCCTTCTACAATTAAAACACAAACTCCAGAAATCACTACCGTTTTTTCTACTACAACTGAGACCCAGACTCCAGAGTTTTCAACAATTATCTCTACTACTGCTGAAACGCTGACTACAGCAACTACAACAAATAGTCCTTCtacaattaaaacagaaactccAGAAATGACTATCGTTTTTTCTACTACAACTGAGACCCAGACTCCAGAGTTTTCAACAATCATCTCTACTACTGCTGATATGCTGACTACAGCAACTACAACAAATAATCATTCTACAATTAAAACACAAACTCCAGAAATCACTACAGTTTTTTCTACTACAACTGAGACCCAGACTCCAGAGTTTTCAACAATCATCTCTACTACTGCTGAAACGCTGACTACAGCAACTACAACAAATAGTCCTTCtacaattaaaacagaaactccAGAAATCACTACAGTTTTTTCTACTACAACTGAGACCCAGACACCAGAGTTTTCAACAATCATCTCTACTACTTCTGAAACACTGACTACAGCAACTACAACAAATAGTCCTTCtacaattaaaacagaaactccAGAAATCACTACAGTTTTTTCTACTACAACTGAGACCCAGACTCCAGAGTTTTCAACAATCATCTCTACTACTGCTGAAACGCTGACTACAGCAACTACAACAAATAGTCCTTCAACCATTAAAACAGAGACTCCAGAAATCACTACAGTTTTTTCTACTACAACTGAGACCCAGACTCCAGAGTTTTCAACAATCATGTCTACTGCTGCTGAAACACCGACTACAGCAACTACAACACATAGTCCTTCtacaattaaaacagaaactccAGAAATCACTACCGTTTTTTCTACTACAACTGAGACCCAGACTCCAGAGTTTTCAACAATTATCTCTACTACTGCTGAAACGCTGACTACAGCAACTACAACAAATAGTCCTTCtacaattaaaacagaaactccAGAAATGACTATCGTTTTTTCTACTACAACTGAGACCCAGACTCCAAAGTTTTCAACAATCATCTCTACTACTGCTGATATGCTGACTACAGCAACTACAACAAATAATCATTCTACAATTAAAACACAAACTCCAGAAATCACTACCGTTTTTTCTACTACAACTGAGACCCAGACTCCAGAGTTTTCAACAATCATCTCTACTACTGCTGAAACGCTGACTACAGCAACTACAACAAATAGTCCTTCtacaattaaaacagaaactccAGAAATCACTACAGTTTTTTCTACTACAACTGAGACCCAGACACCAGAGTTTTCAACAATCATCTCTACTACTTCTGAAACACTGACTACAGCAACTACAACAAATAGTCCTTCtacaattaaaacagaaactccAGAAATCACTACCGTTTTTTCTACTACAACTGAGACCCAGACTCCAGAGTTTTCAACAATCATCTCTACTACTGCTGAAACGCTGACTACAGCAACTACAACAAATAGTCCTTCAACCATTAAAACAGAGACTCCAGAAATCACTACAGTTTTTTCTACTACAACTGAGACCCAGACTCCAGAGTTTTCAACAATCATGTCTACTGCTGCTGAAACACCGACTACAGCAACTACAACACATAGTCCTCCtacaattaaaacagaaactccAGAAATCACTACCGTTTTTTCTACTACAACTGAGACCCAGACTCCAGAGTTTTCAACAATTATCTCTACTACTGCTGAAACGCTGACTACAGCAACTACAACAAATAGTCATTCtacaattaaaacagaaactccAGAAATGACTATCGTTTTTTCTTCTACAACTGAGACCCAGACTCCAAAGTTTTCAACAATCATCTCTACTACTGCTGATATGCTGACTACAGCAACTACAACAAATAATCATTCTACAATTAAAACACAAACTCCAGAAATCACTACCGTTTTTTCTACTACAACTGAGACCCAGACACCAGAGTTTTCAACAATTATCTCTACTACTGCTGAAACACTGACTACAGCAACTACAACAAATATTCCTTCGACCATTAAAACAGAAACTCCAGAAATCACTACCGTTTTTTCTACAGTTTCAACTATTTTTTCCTCTATGGCCATAACAAATATTCCAACAATTTCTACAGTTGGCTTATCTTCGGATAAAACATCAACCTTTGCAGTTACTTTAAAAACTTCTTCTACAATCACAACACAGACTTCAGAAGTTGCTCAAACAAACACTACTTCTGTCAAAACAAAAGGAACACTTACTACCATTATTCCTTGTATAACCAAAACAGAGACTTCAACAGTTGCCCCAGTTCTCCCTACCACTGCAAAAACACAGTCTACTACAGTTACTACCACAGCCAAAACACAGAGTTTTACAACTGACACATTTATTCCCAccacaaataaaacacaaattagtAAATATGCTACAGTTATCAGTACGACAgctgaaacaacaacaattacAAATTCCACATTTCACCCAACTTCTAAAATGACTGCAGCAGTTCAGTCTACTGCAGGCAAAACAGAGCCTGTTGCTACAACATTTTCCACAACAAGCAAAAGCACAAATACAACAGCAAGTCCAAAAGAGTTAACTCTCGCATCTATTAGTACTCCAACTACTAAGGCTATTCTCAACACAACCCCAAGCACCAGCACTGTTACCTTTTTACCAACTAGTCCGGTTGGTACAGCTGCGTCCATCAGCTCCACCATCAAGTCTGAAGATGGTATGTTATGTTatctaatgtttttgtgttataaTTCAGAGTAG